Proteins encoded by one window of Methylovirgula ligni:
- a CDS encoding transglutaminase-like cysteine peptidase has protein sequence MGFNGIFRVLWIALGIVGFSLAYAQSGGTKELRASDAVLTGPTSVPYGWVDFCGREPQECSQPVLPATEITLTPAVWRLLNTVNHQANRTIQPISNFDHWGTLLDHWDYPKDGKGDCKIYALWKRKLLMDAGLPRQALLMTIVRDLDGEGHTILTVKTSRGEFVLDNLRNDIRSWDETGYHFLKRQSQENPNIWVGIAQNARVSSLN, from the coding sequence ATGGGTTTCAATGGCATCTTTCGGGTTCTCTGGATCGCCTTGGGCATTGTGGGCTTTTCGCTCGCTTACGCGCAGAGCGGCGGCACCAAGGAGCTGCGGGCGAGCGATGCGGTTCTGACCGGGCCGACTTCCGTCCCCTATGGCTGGGTAGATTTCTGCGGCCGCGAACCGCAGGAATGCAGCCAGCCGGTCCTGCCCGCCACCGAGATCACGCTTACGCCAGCCGTATGGCGTCTGTTAAACACTGTTAACCACCAGGCCAACCGCACCATCCAGCCGATCTCCAATTTCGACCATTGGGGCACGCTGCTCGACCATTGGGATTATCCCAAGGACGGCAAGGGCGATTGCAAGATCTACGCTTTATGGAAGCGCAAGCTGCTCATGGACGCCGGCCTGCCGCGTCAGGCGCTGCTGATGACCATCGTTCGCGATCTTGATGGCGAGGGCCATACCATCCTGACCGTCAAAACCAGCCGCGGCGAGTTCGTGCTCGACAATCTGCGCAACGACATCCGCTCCTGGGACGAAACCGGCTATCACTTCCTCAAGCGTCAGTCGCAAGAAAACCCGAATATCTGGGTTGGCATCGCGCAGAACGCGCGGGTGTCGAGCTTGAACTAA
- the lpxD gene encoding UDP-3-O-(3-hydroxymyristoyl)glucosamine N-acyltransferase: MNDPTFFRPAIRPSLAEVVDWTGAAPTRAADLGDLFVENVATLDEAGPHSLAFFDNVKYLDDLAVTQAMACFVTPRYAARVPPATLALVTPTPARDFARVLAQLYPDALTPGAVFDSKGESPGADIHPEARLEPDVIVDPGAVIGPHAEIGSGTMVGANAVIGPNVRIGRGCAIGPGASVANALIGNRVIIHTGVRIGQDGFGYIGGPGGHVKIPQIGRVIIQDDVEIGANTTIDRGSTRDTVIGEGTKIDNLVQIGHNVHIGRHCLIVAQTGISGATELGDFVGVGGQAGFAGHLEIGNGAQIAAQSGVIDDLPAKARVGGTPARAFRAWLRGEAWLARAAGRPMHNKSGIKPADG; this comes from the coding sequence ATGAACGATCCGACCTTCTTCCGCCCCGCGATTCGCCCCAGCCTTGCCGAGGTGGTCGACTGGACCGGCGCCGCCCCGACCCGCGCCGCCGACCTCGGCGATCTTTTCGTCGAGAATGTCGCGACTCTGGACGAAGCCGGGCCGCATTCGCTCGCCTTTTTCGACAACGTCAAATATCTCGACGATCTCGCCGTCACCCAGGCGATGGCGTGTTTCGTCACGCCCCGCTATGCCGCCCGCGTGCCGCCGGCGACTTTGGCCTTGGTGACGCCGACCCCGGCGCGTGACTTCGCCCGCGTTCTGGCGCAGCTTTATCCCGATGCGCTGACGCCCGGCGCGGTGTTCGATTCGAAGGGCGAAAGCCCCGGCGCCGATATCCATCCCGAGGCGCGGCTCGAACCGGATGTCATCGTCGATCCCGGCGCCGTCATCGGTCCCCATGCCGAGATCGGCTCCGGCACGATGGTCGGCGCCAATGCGGTCATCGGCCCCAATGTGCGGATCGGGCGCGGCTGCGCCATCGGCCCCGGCGCCTCGGTCGCCAATGCGCTCATCGGCAACAGGGTCATCATCCATACCGGCGTCAGGATCGGCCAGGACGGTTTCGGCTATATCGGCGGGCCGGGCGGCCATGTCAAAATCCCGCAGATCGGCCGGGTCATCATCCAGGACGATGTGGAGATCGGCGCCAATACGACGATCGATCGCGGTTCGACGCGCGACACCGTCATCGGCGAAGGCACCAAGATCGATAATCTGGTCCAGATCGGCCATAATGTGCATATCGGCCGGCATTGTCTGATCGTTGCCCAGACTGGCATTTCCGGCGCGACGGAACTGGGCGATTTCGTTGGGGTGGGCGGGCAGGCGGGTTTTGCCGGCCATCTCGAGATCGGCAATGGCGCGCAGATCGCTGCGCAATCGGGCGTCATCGATGATTTGCCGGCGAAGGCGCGGGTCGGCGGCACGCCGGCGCGGGCCTTCCGGGCGTGGCTGCGCGGCGAAGCCTGGCTCGCGCGCGCCGCAGGCCGGCCCATGCACAACAAATCCGGGATAAAGCCAGCCGATGGATGA
- a CDS encoding quinone oxidoreductase family protein produces the protein MIKAVVVHEVGGPGVMHIEEVEMPKPGPGEALVRNHAIGLNFIDTYFRSGAYAPPHLPFIPGNEGAGEVIEIGKGVKEVKVGDRVAYLSHLGGYAEACAVKASRLIKLPKAISYETGAAMVLKGLTAQYLLRRTHRVKKGDTILVHAAAGGVGLILCQWGKALGADVIGTAGSPEKAKLAKKAGARHVILYREENFAEAVKKITKGKLCDVVYDGIGKDTFPASLDCLRPLGLLASFGAASGQIENFNLGILAQKGSLYITRPTLNTYAAKDEDLHKMARDLIRVVADGKVKIPYVTRPLADIVAVHEALESRATTGATVLIP, from the coding sequence ATGATTAAGGCAGTCGTCGTGCATGAGGTCGGCGGACCGGGCGTCATGCATATCGAAGAGGTCGAAATGCCGAAGCCGGGACCCGGCGAGGCGCTGGTACGCAATCACGCGATCGGGCTCAATTTTATCGACACCTATTTCCGCTCCGGCGCTTATGCGCCGCCGCATTTGCCGTTCATTCCCGGCAACGAAGGGGCGGGCGAGGTGATCGAGATCGGCAAGGGGGTGAAAGAGGTCAAGGTCGGTGATCGCGTCGCCTATCTCAGCCATCTTGGCGGCTATGCCGAGGCGTGTGCGGTCAAGGCGAGCCGGCTGATCAAATTGCCGAAGGCGATCTCCTACGAAACCGGCGCGGCGATGGTGCTCAAGGGTCTCACCGCGCAATATCTCCTGCGCCGCACCCATAGGGTGAAGAAGGGGGACACGATCCTCGTCCATGCGGCGGCGGGCGGTGTCGGCCTCATACTCTGCCAATGGGGCAAGGCGCTCGGCGCCGATGTGATCGGCACGGCCGGCTCACCGGAGAAGGCCAAGCTCGCCAAGAAGGCGGGTGCCAGACACGTGATCCTTTATCGCGAGGAAAATTTCGCCGAGGCGGTCAAGAAGATCACCAAGGGCAAGCTCTGCGATGTCGTCTACGACGGCATCGGCAAGGACACGTTTCCGGCCTCGCTCGACTGTCTGCGCCCCCTCGGCCTGCTGGCCAGTTTCGGTGCCGCGTCCGGGCAGATCGAAAACTTCAATCTCGGCATCCTGGCGCAGAAAGGCTCGCTCTATATCACGCGGCCGACGCTCAACACTTACGCCGCCAAGGATGAGGATCTGCACAAGATGGCGCGCGATCTCATCCGTGTGGTCGCGGACGGAAAGGTGAAAATTCCCTATGTCACGCGCCCGCTCGCCGACATTGTCGCCGTGCATGAGGCGCTTGAATCGCGCGCGACGACCGGCGCGACTGTGCTGATCCCCTAA
- the fabZ gene encoding 3-hydroxyacyl-ACP dehydratase FabZ, with amino-acid sequence MDEKVASVLEAYDIERLLKSLPHRYPFLLVDRIIEANGDESCIGIKNVSVNEPQFQGHFPERPVMPGVLMIEGMAQTAGALCINAVAGGIKPPLVYFMTIEKAKFRKPVLPGDRIEYHMKKLNQRRTIWWYSGRALVDGNLVCEAEISAMLVLEEPGK; translated from the coding sequence ATGGATGAGAAGGTGGCGAGCGTTCTTGAAGCCTATGACATCGAGCGGCTGCTGAAATCGCTGCCGCATCGCTATCCGTTTCTGCTCGTCGATCGGATCATCGAAGCCAATGGCGATGAGTCCTGCATCGGCATCAAGAATGTCAGCGTGAACGAGCCGCAGTTTCAAGGCCATTTTCCCGAGCGGCCGGTCATGCCCGGCGTGTTGATGATCGAGGGCATGGCGCAGACGGCGGGGGCGCTCTGCATCAATGCAGTTGCGGGCGGGATCAAGCCGCCGCTCGTCTATTTCATGACGATCGAAAAGGCGAAGTTCCGCAAGCCGGTTCTGCCGGGCGATCGCATCGAATATCATATGAAGAAGCTTAACCAGCGCCGCACGATCTGGTGGTACAGCGGCCGGGCGCTGGTTGACGGCAATCTCGTCTGCGAGGCGGAAATCTCCGCCATGCTGGTTCTCGAAGAGCCGGGCAAGTAG